The genome window GTAAGGCGgaggtaatttttttttttctgccagaCCAGTTTTGACAGGACCGGTTTTGACAAGTTGCATACTTGTTGGAACACCCAAGGCGGAATCCAGCAGTAAACACACGGGAAAGATGATGTGCACTCGCCTGCTCTCCTCGCGCCTCTACCTGCTCTCCACCAGACTCAAGTCCACCGCCTCCCCGAGGATGGTGCAGGCCGGCGTCGCTGCGGACAAGCCGCCGAGACCCCTGGCCGTCTCTTTAGCCTTCGAGGATCCCAGCGCGTTTCAGGTGAAGAGCCTGAGAGAGTTGTTCCGTGCCTTGGTTGTTTTCCGATTCTGCTCCTTCCCAGTGCTGGTCAACAACTGCAACAAGGTGAGACgcaattgttatttttgtactCAATTGATTTGTAAGTTGTAGGAAAtatgtggttgcacaagtatgcacaccctcttatacTGTTCCAATTCTCCTAACCTAAAAATAAGCCACCTAGTATCAGATTCACTTTCAAAACTGTCAGGAGATTATAACCTGGTTTTTGCAGCTGATGTCAACGGCCCGCAGCATTCTGGGTAGGCGCGTGTTCGCCACGCTGATGAGATCCACAGTATacgctcagtttgtggccggCGAGAACGAGAAGGAGATTTCCGAGTCCATGGAGAAGATGAGCACACTGGGACTGAGGCCCATGCTGGCGGTTCCCATCGAGGAGGACCTGGGAGAGAGCACGGGGTTAGGcgcacttttattattatttttctttttagctaTTAAGAACTGACACCTATGATTCTCAACCACGGTGCGCGTGTCATCTAGAGAGAAGAGATATAACGAGAATATGGATGCCATGTTGGAATGCGTACGAATGTCACACAGCAACGCTTGGAGCAAAGATCCCATGATGCAACTGAAGGTCACGGCCCTGCTCAGTCCTGAGCTATGTGTAAGTGATAAGTTCCTTGGCTCAATTAAAGGAGGACATCCGTCATTGAACTCTACAGAAATGCTCATTAAAGGGAGGTGTGATTCATTGTGTGCATCAAGGTCAAACTCACCAAGATTATTTCGAAACAAGCATACGACTTGGACCTTCTTGTCAGGGCCATGGACGGCGAGGAGGTGAAATTCCACGGTTTGGAGGAAAACGAGGCGGCGCACTTCAATTGCAGCTTGAGGAGACTCAACAAGATAGGCGAGGTACCAACCGCGTTCTGTGTGTGGTCCTTGAAGAACATTAAATCAAAATGTGTGTCCTTCAGGCTAGCGTGAACAAAGTGCGGGTGCTGGTCGATGCCGAGTACACCTACATGAACCCCGCCCTGTCtcttgtttccatggcaatGATGAAGAAGTTCAACAAAGACAGTGCCTGGATCTGGTACACATTCCAGTGTTACCTGAAGGTAAAATCAAAACTCAGGATTACTTTTATGAGGCcttcaaaagtaaatatacAGTCAAGTGGTTTGTATGGAAATATTGACTCTCAGGAGACGAGGACACACCTCCTGGAGGCCATCAATCAGTCCCAGGAAGGAGGTTTCTGTTTGGGGGTCAAGCTGGTGCGAGGAGCCTACATGGAGAAAGAGAGGAAGTTGGCGGCAAAGGAAGGTCGCCCAGATCCGGTTCAAGACAGCTGGGAGGACACAAATGACAAGTTAggacattttttcccctttgtgaGGGAGCTGAAATTTGGTTGGAATACAAAAATCGaattcaaaatattgatgatttCATCTTTTATAGTTATAACAGCTTACTGGAGGTTCTGCTAAGACTCATTGCCGAGGAGCCGACACGCTACAGGATCATCGTCGCCACGCACAACGAAGAGTCCGTGAGGCGGGCAGCCAaatggtgagttttttttttttttttttatactaacTTCACTTGATAACTTTCTCACTCAATTCTTCACCGTCAGTGTTGAGGAACTAGGCGTCGACAAATCAAGAGGCAGCGTGTGTTTCGGGCAGCTACTGGGGATGTGTGATCACGTTTCCCTCACGTTAGGTGAGTTGGCGCCATCAAAATTGTGGTTGTCATAGCAACTTAATCACTCTTCTCCTCCGTAGCCAAGGAGGGTTACGCCGTGTACAAGTCGGTCCCGTACGGCTCGGTGGACGACACACTGCCGTACTTGGTGCGCAGGGCTCAGGAGAACCAAACGGTGCTGAAAGGTATCCGCAAGGAGCGAGACCTGCTTAGGCAGGAGCTCCGCAGGAGACTCAATTTGGGAGCGCGCTAGAAGGGTTTTAAGGAATGGGACAGAGTCAATTTGCAGCATCTTACATCACTTGGATTGTaaagagagttttttttttttttatgtaatgaGATGCTCATGTTTGATGCTCATGGATGAATTAAATTGGACAGGAAATGGTAATTTATTAAAATCCTAtctgaaaagcaaaatgacttattttgccacagatcatttttttatttaggctttttccagttttttttgttttaattcaatGATTGAATTAAttgaagcactttttttttgtttactgaaCAATTAGATCAGTGGGTTCTTAACCTTATTAGAGGTACCAAACCCCTCTCGagtgaaatttgttttgttttttcaaattcaagacatcaatgtttattagtggtgcacaaaatgagccatgcatgaacatcaccttgttcaaagaacaaaaccaacgcaatgcatgaactcaaaacaaatgacatacctgcaaatcagtgtgacttctgctgttgcctttgccagaccagttcagatatgcgtcgTCACGAATTTACACaatctgccgaacccctgagaccgactcacctaACCGAATTAGATACTCACCTCAGCTCAGGTAGCAATTCCCCAACCATGCTATGAGAAATCATCAGGTGTTCAGCtggaaattatttcattttgtgccATTCTTGTgttctttgaaatgttttttttttttttttgtttgtttgttctttgtgCCATGACTCACCACCACATCCTGGAGAAGAGTGTCCAAAAACAGTAGGAAGGCAGCAACTGTAAGCTCTATTGAAGAATTTATTATTGAAACTGATCAGACAAAGCAGGCTAACATCAAACAAAGTGTACTTTCTCAAATGAAGTGATTTGGGATCAGCTTCCAGCCAGGTGGTGCTTAACGTCAAAACGGAATGTAACCTTTCCAAAATCAATAGTTGCCTTGGTTCTGATTTCTGTAGCCTCGCTGGTAGCCCCCCTGGTAGCCCCCCTGGTAGCCCCCCTGGTAGCCTCCCTGGTAGCCTCCCTGGTAGCCTCCCTGGTAGCCTCCCTGTTTGGACTGGTAACCGCCCTTCCCGCCGTCTGCGTAAGGGGCACAATTTGAACAATTATTCCGGAATAAATcaagaaatgcaaaacaaatttgcTCCACATACCTCTCTGGTACGACTGTTTCTGTTGGTATCCGCCTTTCTGATCTGTAATGCAAGGGCCAATCAATTAGACGACcgcaaaaaaatcaacatctAAAacgaagacttttttttttttagggtatTTCTTACGTCAAAATGCATCACTGCAATTAAAGTGTATTTGACCATTTCAAAACGGTCTTTAGAATGTGATTCGGGAAATGAAATGGCCTGATCGTTTTGCGACCTATGAGAAGAACTCGAGGGCGACCGAGCTGACCTCTGTTGAAATATCCACCGTAGACGCCCTGCTTGAGATCGAAAACGCGCTCGTTGTTCTCCACCAAGCTGCCCAGTTTCTCGGCCAGCTGCAGGGCCATGTTCTGCAGGGAGGTGGGCTCCGTGCGGTGCATCACCACAGTCTGCGTGGGCTGGTCCAGAGAGGCCTGTCGCCGGCCGGGAGGTTGCATTCATAAAtacatcaaatcaaataaaggaGTCCTTGACAAGTTCGCATGTAACGTTACCATAAGCTCCTCGTTGATGATCATTTTGCTGATGATGCTGTGAACTGTTGCTATCTCCAACTCAAACATGTCAGATAGTGTTGCcatgctaaaaacaaaatacagaaatTAAAGATTTGGATGGGTTTTGTGTAGTTTCTGTAAGATACCAAAAGATGGCACCAAAGCCACCATTTGGACAGTAGGAAATTGATGTATTCCAGGatatttgaaagaaatatttttccatcttATTTTCAAACCATAAAAGTCTAAAGAAGCTGACCTGATGGAGTCGTACACACTGCTGTACGTGAAGAGGTACGTCCTCAGCGACTCCTCTTGGATCTTCCTACACAAACCGCCAACACGGCATTGAGTGACCGACGTGACAATTTACAAAGCGTTGGACGACGAGGCCTTTTGGAACGTGCAAACCTGACGAGCATCTCGCGCACTCGCTGCATCTCGGGGAACAGGTCCCACACTTTGCTGTTCATCTTCTCATTGATGATGAAGGAGTGGCAGGTGCGCCAGTCGCCCATCTTCATGGCCTTGCTGGCCGCCACCACATGCTCGCGCATGCTCTCGGGGGGGCCTGGGGAAAAAGAAACGCCGCAACGTTCACTCGAATGCTCTTTCACTAGAAACGATCCGATCGAGAAGTAAATCGTCTTCTACTTACCGAGTAGCGGCTGTCGCTCTCCCACTCGCAGCTGATGATGGAACTGCTTGCTGATCATGCGGCGGCGGGCGTCAAACTCGTGGGCGGCCATGTAGGGGATTTCCAACAACATGGCCGACACCAGGTACACGCACTCCAGCAGCTCCAAGTTGATGTGCATGTGGAAGGGCACCTGGAAGAACACGCAAGCTGATGGTGAGCACCAAATAGAAATCAGGAGAAGTCTCTCTGATATttcaaaaatgacactttggtCTTAGTTTTCCCTGCTGTGATTCCCACCATGTTCAAATTGTTAGATGACAacctcggtgtgtgtgtgtgtgtgtgtgcgaaaATGTGTGGTGTGACGACTGACTTGTCTTCGCTTCTCGATCTTCTCCTGCTCGGCGTTCCTCTCCTGCATGTTCCTCATGAGCAAACCTTGCCCCAGCAGCTCCTTAGCACGGCCCGATGACTGGATGTCCAGCAAAGCATTGTGGGCGTCTTTGATCATGCCTTGACGGAAGGCGCAGATGCCCAGTTGGACCATGGTTCTGTTGTACAAGATCTAGGAGGAAGGAATGCAAACGGTCGATATGGACTCATCGCAAACGGCGGCTTGGATCGAGTGCGACTGCACCTGCACGGGCGGGTCGGCGTGCTGGATGTTGTCCTGCAGGTGGCTCATGAGCATCAGGTCGCGGGCCTGGTACCAGCGCGAGTGCAGCGCGTGGTGGTAAATGTGGCAGAGGATGGCGCACGTGCGGATGCGGTCGGTGCGGTCCTTGGCGTAGATAAACTTGCACAGGCGGTCCATGATGATGGCGCTGTCCTCGCCCTCGCTCTCCTCTTGGTCCTGTTGGGACTGAGCGACAGCAATTTTGAGAACACCCACTGGCGGAGCtcggatttttttcttttcttgaggGGACGGGGGCCAAGGATATAATTCTATTGAAATTGGTTGGGTTTTACTTCAAAGACAAATTCAATTAACATGCTACTCTTCTCACCTTAGTTTCTGCCTGGATGCCCAGGCTGCGCCGGTGAGCCTTGTAATCAAATTTGTAGTATGTGTGCATGATTCTGTGCAGGTAGATGCGGCAAATCTCCTCCGTGCTGCCCTTGTTCTCTAAGTAGTTGAGCAGGCGGTCCATGATGCCGCACACGTGCCCTTCGTCTTTCAGATTGTCCACGTATTCTGCGGGGGCAGAGGCGGAACCGTTAGTCCGACGCTATTTGTCAGTTGACGAAATTAACTCGGAAGCGCTGCGCGCTGACCTTGCGAATGAGGATCTGTGTTCTGCATGATCTTGGTGAACTCTTCGTCCATCCTCTCTACCAAAGTTAGAATGCAGCCGCGAACCCTGAAAGGCTGAAGATGTGAACGAGGAAAAAGAACGTAACTACAAACATGActccaaaaatgcaaaaatggtAACAGCGAGACTGCACACACCTGATCTGAGATGGCCAAGTTCTCACTTTCCTCCGCAATGTTCTCCCCAATGAACATGTCATTGTTGTCATACAGAATGTCCAGCAGTTCGTCTATGCAGTCCAGACATTTCTTCCACATTTCcggctgaataaaaaaacaaaaaaacaaaaggcaagTCATGTGAGAGGATTACATGACGTGTCAATCAAATTTCAAGCATCCTTGTTTCCTACCTTCATATAAGTCGCCATGTTGGGGTTGTAATCGTAGAGCGACGCAACGATgttgaatttgattttaaCCATGACGCCCACACCCAGGTTGTGCTCGAGAGCGATGGCGGCGAGGGCGTGGAGCAGTTCAATCTGGCCAGTCCTGCCGGAGAGGAATTTGCATTTACTATCAAAACCTCCATGGCACTGTCAATCTTGTCCCTTCAGCCATCAGATTATGCAGACGTACCTAATAGTGTGTCCCAGCTATCCAATATTTTTACAACTGAATATTCTGATCTATTCATCAGATAAAAACTGATGATGAATAATTTAACACCACTAACAAAGCACACAGCAGGTGCAGGTATTATTTTAGTCCACACGAGGGCGCCATCCAAACATTCCAATTAGCAGCGATATGAACAATTCTAATTTGTTCCTTGAAGGGGCAGAGTGTGCACTGAGTGAATACCGGTCGGTGCCCTTTTTGCCTCGGGCTTGCAGGATCTCGTGGAGCTTCTTCACCACCACAACTGTGTTGATCTCAGTTCCCTTTGCAAACATCTTGGGCTTCTCCTGACGGTTTCCAACAAAGGTAAACGTGTGATTGCTTTCTTTGAAAAACAGAAGGCGGTCTTTGTCTTTACCTTGACGAGAGGGACGCCTCCCTTGACCTTCTCccagcctccctccgcctccTCGCCTCCCTCTTCCtcagcctcctcctccagcttctctttcttcttcagctttttcttcttccccagCTTTTCGCCGCTCTTGTCGGGCGCCTGAGCCCTGGAATGCATGGCGAGGCGCTTTAAGTGACGTTCGGGGGGGTGCATCGAACGGAATTGAGGATTGCCGACTCACTTCTTGAGGAAGACCATGGCGAGAGACGCGCTCTTGTCCTCGCCGTCGTCAGAGCTCTCACTGCCCGAGTCCACGGTGTCGGAGCCCCAgtcttcatcgtcttcatcgtCGTCGCTGGAAGAAGACTCGTCCTGGCAAAGGGACAAAGCACAACATTGAAACCatacaaataatttcaaagggataaaagcacattttgacAGTAAACAGCAGAGGACGTGATGATGTGAAAGCAATTAAGAATAACTGCAGCTCCCTACCCCAGATCCTTTGGCGGACTTGAGGAACTTGCTAGCTTCTGGCGTGGCCTCTGGCTTTTTCTTCAAGAAGTTTTGAGCAGACACACCATCATCATCCCCATCGCTGTCAGAGGATGACCCTGACGTGCAAAGGCGTGATTAATATTTGCCAGTGTGACTTTCTCACGAGAATGAAAACTCCTCACCTCAATCCAGAATAGTAAGCgtaaaattgaagaaaaaagaagaaggtgGGTTACCTGAATCATCTGGGCCCTTGTCTTCCTCTTCATCGGCAGATTCCTGTGGATTCTGTTACAATTATATTGAGAGGTTAATGTCCTGTGGACCTGTCATGTTGTGGCGTGTCATTTTCTCACCTCCTTGTAAGCAGTAATTTCCGTCTCGTAATCCCGGTTGTACTTGCGGATCTTCTGCCGCAGTGTACTGAGGGCTTTTGCATTGTTCTTGTTCATCTTCTTCTTGCCCTCTTTGTCCTCCCAAAGCTGAAACAGATCTCATTTTAGTACATCacatacattttgtatttgttaatAAAGTATgtgttattgtgttattttcacaatTGCAGGGGGCGAAAGAAATTAAACAACAGACCTGATTCAGGTAGTCCTCCAGGTCTGCCAACAGACGGATGTAGAAAGGTGGAACTCCCTCTTTGTCCACTATATTCTTGCTTTTGAGGAACGCTCGACACAACTGCTCAAACTCCTCCAGACACTTGGCCATGTCGCGGATCTTCATGGCATTGCGGATAGTCTTGATGAGATTGGTCAACTCCTCAAACCTATGATTGAGGAATACAATCAAGTCAAATATGTATGACCAAAAGTCACGTTTATCTTGAAGTAAATGGGCCTACCTTTTGTCTTTGGCACTGCGCACGACTCTTTTGGtgtcctcctcatcatcactGACCAGCAGCGACCTGTGCAGTCAAACGTGTATTGTGAGATGATCTTCAAATCGAAATGCAACAAATAAGTGACGCAATAACTGCACTGACTGCTTGAGCGTTGTCCCGGGCGCTTTAGGGGCGATCTCATCGGCTGATGAGGACTCCTCTGACTCACTGTCAGACCCGGTGGCGAAGAAACGAGACATTGCTGAAGAAGGGACACaatctgcaaaaaaacaacaacaaaaaaacggtCGGCCCATAAGATGTTAGCTAACGTGTCACGGAGCTAAAGCTAAGATAAGCTTACGCTAGCAACTCTCGCCTCCCAAGGTAAAATGCGAACAAGAGTCGAACAGTGAGCAACAAATTTCTATCCACAACTTACCTAGGTCCTTGAGAAATGCGATTTGAGATGTTTCGGTCTTGTTTGGGTGTTAATAAAATCCAGTTTTGCTGTCGCGTTGACACGGTGAAAACGTGCGACGTTCAGTACGGATGACTAGCGCCGGGAAAGGAAGTGACGTATGACGGAAGAGGTCAAAAGTTGGCTCAATGCAGTACATCGCCGCCTACTGGCGAAATCAAATCAGCAGTCTGGAGTGCAGTATAAATCACTTTTTCTAACATAAACATAACATTTCCCGTGATATAATCATTCGGGCCATATATTTATCGTGTCAGGGTGTTGCTCGAAAACAGCTTTCAGAATTGTTACCTATATTTTTATATGACAATCTAACATACAGTAATAATCTTATTCTCAGAATGGGCAATAAAGCACACCAATATTCATCAAAGAATTGACCTCAACGAGTAATACAGTTAGAACTTTTATTAagcataatttaaaaaaataaaacggagtAATACAGTGCCACAGTTAGAACTTTTATTAAGCataacttaaaaaataaaacataaagtGCAGGCCAGGTGATTTAAGAGGTGTTTTACTTGTCTTCTCTCTTGTACTTTTGCAATTCTGGAATAAAACAAGATATTGTTAAGGGGGATGAGCAGAATATAATTGTACTACAACATTTGATGATTTTATGATAGAGTACGGCAGTCGTACCCTCTTTCAGTCGCTGATTTTCAGCCTTAAGCACAATACATGTTTGACAACCTGTaacaaaagtacaaaacattTGCCACTTTGAACATTCCTGAAACTTTGCACGACCACCTTTTTCACCTACCTGACTGACTCATCTGATGCTTCACGGGTGGTTTTATGCTTCTGCTGACAGCCTCTCCAGCCGCTGAGGACACCGCAGTATCTGAAGAGGAAATCACATGAACTTGTGggatatttgaaaatgtcacgtGGAGCAGTcagtcttttatttatttgacctGTCTTTATCTTCTTCGTCTGCGTCAATTGTGCCTCTCTGCTAATGTCCCGCTTCCTGGTTTGGGGAAGGGTAACTGCAGGATTAGATGCTAAGAAGgaagaaatatttcaatttttcatttattactTATTGTGAATAATAGTTTTTAGTGATGTGTGTGGatcataatattttttttctcttaccaGTACTTGAAGTCAGCGTGCTGCTTCTTGTCAATTGCGTCCGGGGAGGTGGCAGCCCTTTTGGGATGCTTGGTGGCTTTCTGGCTATTTGCGTTTTCTCCGCTCCGGTTTTTGGCCTCGGCATTTGTGTCACATGTGAAGAGGCGGTTGCGCGAGGCACCGCTAAATTCTTAAAaggattataaaaaaaaaaaaaagtcataccTGAATTGCATCCAACCCCATCTTTAGTTCCACTTTTAATGATTTACCTCCTTAAGCATGTGAGAAGGCAAACTTTGTTTGACGGGGAGTCCAGATGTTAGCGTTTTGCCTCGCTTCTGAAGCAACGGCTTGAACTTGGGCAGCTGCGATGAAGCTTTCAAGGAAGGCAGCAGCGATTTAGCGGCTGGTTGAGCTTGCGATCTCTTTGGACGGCAGACGTCGGATGAGACCACGACGGGTGTTTCCGGGACTTCCGGCTTACTGGCCGTATCCCCATCCGGTTTTTCCTCCGTTACCAAAGATTTGCTCAGATCAACACCGACGTTGAAGAAATCCATTTTACAAGACACCGGAGTTGAAGTGTGAAAACTACGGTCGCTGGAGATGTTTCCCAGTTGAATCGTTCGGTCGGATTTAGGATCAGCGTCGAAGGTGTTGTGGGGATTGTTGGCGGAATTCTTTTCTGATGTGATGTTAGACTGAGAGAGAAGGCTAACGTCAAAGGTGCGGTGGTGACGCTCACGAGAGCCGCTTTCTGATTCCGCGTCAACAGCCGGTGCGGGATGATTAACATCGGCAGTGTCACGCTGAAGGTCACTGGGACTGCTGTCTGACAAAATGATAGTTTCATTGGCCGGAGGGTGAGATTTAgcttccaaaatgttttggtgACTGCCACTAGAACTGCTTTTGGACATTGTTCCGTTGGCCACATCGAAGGTGTTATGGGGATTGTTGATGAAGCCCTCTTCTGATGTGATGTTGGCCTGAGAGAGAAGGCTAGCGTCGAAGGTGATGTACTGACGGTCGCTCGAGATGTTTTCCAGTAGAATTGTTCGGTTGCATTCAGGATCAGCGTCGAAGGTGTTGTGGGGATTGTTGATGGAACCTTTTTCTAATGCAATGTTGGACTGAGCGAGAAGGCTCGCGTTGAAGGTGACGTTGTGACGCTCACGAGAGCCGCTTTCTGATTCCGTGTCAACAGCCGGCGCGGGACAGTTAGCATCGGAAGTGTCACGCTGAAGGTCACTGGGACTGCTGTCTGACAAAATGATTGTTTCATTGGCCAGAGGACGAGATTTAGCTTCCAAGATGTTGTGGTGCCTGCCACTAGAATTACTTTCGGACATTGTTCCATTGGCCGGAGAAAGAGGAGCCGCATCTAAAGTGTTGTGACGGCCGTCATCTCTCGACCGGGTTATCGTGCTCTCATCACTCGTCATACTGGTTGTGGGTAGGCCATTCTGTTCTGGAGGTCCACACCCCAAGGTGGGATCTTTATCAGTGGATGTTGACATACCCTGTCCTTTGTTTTGAGGGAAGCTTACTGGAGATGCAGTTAAAGGGCAAGTCGCTAGATGTTCTAAATTGGATTCAATAGTCGCCTTCTGTGCACAGTTAAGTCTCTCCATGTCAGAAGCAGTTATGTTCATACTAAAATTGATACTTTGTTGCATCATGGAATCAAATGAGTAATTAGTAATGTCCGGTAAGCACTCGTCACGCAACCAAAACGAAGCTTTAACATCTGAGTTGAGACTTTGGCTACCATTTGCTTTTACATCCATGCTTGGCAGCAGAGAGGGAATCAATTTAGAGTTGTTGTGAGCGACTTCGATTAGCCTACCAGGAATTCTGAACGGTGTCGTTGCAGCCAGAGGCGATATTGGCGTGGTATTAAGTTGAAATAACTCCTCCGTACTGTGTTCATCTGGTGAAAGTTCAACCAGAGAGATATCTGGGAACAATTCGTCGTCCAAATACATTCTTTTAATTGGTGCCGTTATTCCTAGGGAATCGCTTAGTCTCATTTCATCTGTTTCTGGATTTTCGACAAAAGATGAACACTCTGTTGTCAAATCAGCCATTCCAGTCAGCCGAATTCCTTGCTGTTGGCAAAGTAACAGCCAAGCAATGCaatgtcatgcaaataaaTCGAACACCCACTAAAATAATATCAACAATAACAATGTGGCAGACATAATTAACAAATACGGGTGCTGTTTAAATCGTTATCAATTGCTAAAAGACACTTGAAATCATTGGGGTATCCGACGCAACTTACGCTTTCCAGTCGATCCGCAAGGGAGCGAAACATCTGAAATGGCCCAAAAAGCACCAAAGCAGTCAAAAAAGTTCAAAACTACTTTGCAGCTTGCACGAGTTTATCAAAGCCGCTCCAGATTTAAACTGTTGcaccaaccaatcacagcgcGAGCTTCTTATTCGTGTTTCACACACGAATAAGAAGCTCGCGCTGTTTGCCTACACCGCCCCTACTCGCCTTGGCGGGGAAGCTGCATATAACCCCATATGTATTTAAtcaaatttaatattttctaaCCCTGTATTGTTCTTGATACTTGTGATTTGTGCGGTTACTTTCCAacgccaacaacaacaacatttcaaatgtgttttattgaatgttgaagaaacaaaaaataaggACACCAAAAGCGCTTGGGTTAAAGCATCACCTCCAGCATCACTCTCAACTGTGGATTGGTCGCCATAGGATGGCTGTCCTGCTTTATTGCATGAGTCTCGTTGCTTGCTGCGTCTGGGCGTGCGGCCTGGAACGTGTCctctgcaaatattttttttaatgtagatTCACTTGTagagtggcttttttttttttcatcaaacgTAGTTAATCGATTTTGATTTATTGCACAGCGCTACACAGCATTACAAACACCCAGGGATACTACTATATTTATAGTTTAAGCATGTACTTGAAGACATTGCCCACAAGAGGGCAACAGAGTACATCCGCTCACCATCATTTCACAAGGTTACTACGCAGTCCAGGGTCTgattatgggggggggggctgtagTTTGTAAACGTAATACGGCCCTGATCTTACCTTGACCGTTGTCTTTAACTTTGACCCTTTGCCTCTTCCGCTTCTTTCcctggaacacacacaaacatttctaAACTGACCCACTACTGGAGCGTCCCGAGTGACGTCATGTAGACTTACATAGTTTTCAGTGCAGGACCAATCGGGATGCTGCTGTGTGTGGATTAGTTTGGCAGCATCGGCGAGCTCATAGTATttcctttgctg of Syngnathus acus chromosome 19, fSynAcu1.2, whole genome shotgun sequence contains these proteins:
- the LOC119138419 gene encoding uncharacterized protein LOC119138419, encoding MFRSLADRLESQGIRLTGMADLTTECSSFVENPETDEMRLSDSLGITAPIKRMYLDDELFPDISLVELSPDEHSTEELFQLNTTPISPLAATTPFRIPGRLIEVAHNNSKLIPSLLPSMDVKANGSQSLNSDVKASFWLRDECLPDITNYSFDSMMQQSINFSMNITASDMERLNCAQKATIESNLEHLATCPLTASPVSFPQNKGQGMSTSTDKDPTLGCGPPEQNGLPTTSMTSDESTITRSRDDGRHNTLDAAPLSPANGTMSESNSSGRHHNILEAKSRPLANETIILSDSSPSDLQRDTSDANCPAPAVDTESESGSRERHNVTFNASLLAQSNIALEKGSINNPHNTFDADPECNRTILLENISSDRQYITFDASLLSQANITSEEGFINNPHNTFDVANGTMSKSSSSGSHQNILEAKSHPPANETIILSDSSPSDLQRDTADVNHPAPAVDAESESGSRERHHRTFDVSLLSQSNITSEKNSANNPHNTFDADPKSDRTIQLGNISSDRSFHTSTPVSCKMDFFNVGVDLSKSLVTEEKPDGDTASKPEVPETPVVVSSDVCRPKRSSEAKR